From the genome of Staphylococcus haemolyticus, one region includes:
- a CDS encoding ABC transporter permease: MTFNQITLKNLKSNFKNYALYLFSLIFSIILHFSFVTLQYTHSINNGGSPKVIQEGAKVGSVFLFITIIIFLMYANQLFIKRRTREFALFQLIGLTRQNILRMLAIEQLTFFFITGIIGILIGIVGSEILLNILVKMMHLKVGVSIGFEFPALIQTIVMLVLAFILIMFQNFLFLKRRTILSMMKDSTKSEATKAKITVPELIAGILGIIMIIFGYYISTEMFGKFEVLTMVLVTPFLILFLTVVGAYLFFRSSVSIIFKSLKKSKHGRISITDVVFTSSIMHRMKKNAMSLTIIAVISAVTVTILCFGAISKANTDYMIQVSSPQDVNFSKTESAQKYEKLLKQNHIQYDTKTFEGSNTKLFKNDALKSKTNEGMQNTGIVVMPDKNNKGNHATITNLQGPLSGIVSVHTNKDMTLQGQQKMTLNVNKKDDNEVIPSTVSIGGPVLKVSPDNFNKLKMKDQLMHHYGFNIKDHKDLSKAETLAQKVSPNVELKNDTKKMLDESNGILIFVTSFLGLAFLIAAGCIIYIKQMDETEDEINNYRILRRIGFTHTDMTKGLALKILFNFGLPLIIALLHALFAAMVFMKLMGEYSPIPIIIVMIVYSLVYLIFAAISFIHANRIVKHSI, translated from the coding sequence ATGACGTTTAATCAAATTACACTCAAAAACTTAAAAAGTAATTTCAAAAATTATGCACTGTATCTTTTTTCACTCATTTTTAGTATTATTTTACACTTTAGCTTTGTCACTTTGCAGTACACACATAGTATTAATAATGGTGGTTCTCCAAAAGTTATTCAAGAAGGTGCTAAAGTAGGCTCAGTTTTCCTATTTATTACAATTATTATTTTCTTAATGTATGCGAACCAATTATTTATTAAACGTAGAACACGAGAATTTGCGCTATTCCAACTTATTGGATTAACACGACAAAACATTTTAAGAATGCTAGCTATCGAGCAACTTACATTCTTTTTTATTACTGGCATCATAGGTATTTTAATTGGTATTGTAGGCTCTGAAATTCTACTTAACATTCTAGTGAAGATGATGCATTTGAAAGTAGGTGTATCAATCGGATTTGAATTTCCTGCGTTAATACAAACAATTGTGATGCTCGTACTAGCATTTATCTTGATTATGTTCCAGAACTTCCTTTTCCTAAAAAGAAGAACCATTCTGTCAATGATGAAGGACAGTACTAAATCAGAAGCTACTAAAGCTAAAATTACCGTTCCTGAACTTATTGCCGGTATTCTAGGCATTATCATGATCATCTTTGGGTATTATATTTCTACTGAAATGTTTGGTAAGTTCGAAGTTTTAACAATGGTCTTAGTCACACCTTTCTTAATTCTGTTTCTAACCGTTGTGGGGGCTTATCTATTCTTTAGAAGTTCAGTATCTATCATATTTAAATCACTGAAAAAGTCTAAACATGGACGCATTTCAATTACAGATGTCGTATTTACTTCATCAATTATGCATCGCATGAAGAAAAATGCGATGTCACTAACAATTATTGCGGTAATTTCAGCTGTGACAGTAACTATTCTGTGTTTTGGCGCGATTAGTAAAGCCAATACGGACTATATGATTCAAGTATCGTCTCCTCAAGACGTTAACTTTTCTAAAACAGAATCAGCTCAAAAGTATGAAAAACTATTAAAACAAAATCATATTCAATATGACACGAAAACATTTGAAGGTAGTAATACGAAATTGTTTAAAAATGATGCCTTAAAAAGTAAAACAAACGAAGGTATGCAAAATACTGGTATCGTTGTGATGCCAGATAAAAATAATAAAGGTAACCATGCTACAATTACTAACCTACAAGGACCGCTTTCTGGCATTGTAAGTGTTCATACGAATAAAGATATGACACTTCAAGGTCAACAAAAAATGACATTAAACGTGAATAAAAAGGATGACAATGAGGTAATTCCGTCGACCGTTTCTATAGGTGGTCCTGTCTTAAAAGTAAGTCCAGATAATTTCAATAAATTGAAAATGAAGGACCAACTGATGCATCATTATGGATTTAATATCAAAGATCATAAAGACCTCTCCAAAGCGGAGACATTAGCTCAGAAAGTAAGTCCAAATGTAGAATTAAAAAATGACACGAAGAAAATGCTAGATGAAAGTAATGGTATTCTAATATTTGTCACATCATTCTTAGGATTAGCGTTTCTCATCGCAGCGGGATGTATTATCTATATTAAACAAATGGATGAAACCGAAGATGAAATTAACAATTATCGCATATTAAGACGTATCGGCTTCACACACACGGATATGACGAAAGGTCTAGCATTAAAGATTCTATTCAACTTCGGTTTACCTTTAATCATCGCATTATTACACGCACTATTTGCTGCAATGGTATTTATGAAACTAATGGGAGAATACTCTCCTATACCGATTATCATTGTGATGATTGTTTATTCACTTGTTTACCTTATCTTTGCAGCAATCTCATTTATCCATGCAAATCGAATTGTAAAACACTCTATTTAA
- a CDS encoding VraH family peptide resistance protein, with protein MNIKELIRKSYEDLLSLKVNWFNGLMLVLIVFILSGIVTPFIGVPVGLLGGGYILKRYEEKNSN; from the coding sequence ATGAATATTAAAGAATTAATTCGCAAATCTTACGAGGATTTATTAAGTTTGAAAGTCAATTGGTTTAACGGTCTTATGTTAGTACTTATCGTCTTCATATTAAGTGGCATTGTGACACCATTTATTGGAGTGCCGGTAGGCTTACTTGGTGGTGGTTATATTCTAAAACGTTATGAAGAAAAGAATAGTAACTAA
- a CDS encoding YSIRK signal domain/LPXTG anchor domain surface protein yields the protein MLQKTKYRFSIRKFSIGTGSVLLGAFLFVGFQDVAHASELHNSTLTTDTASNPQSFEKKANNSTHEDVQNAASTYQSNPLKNTENTTKAEIQSQITSKTTHSVKENANAQAIAASSQIEKKVIHTRSRRSATSPITSEGVLEDTTTTATPNMDDANGASVKSRDVAILQPKDSNTVPTPNVVFEKSPDPNQYTFAITDLKDFNAAYQTKYYYRLSKPYDDSNDVTIELVNGETNTVVETKQINSPGTVSIGQNSLEIAVAAHDPQKAKYGHINFTFLNTLDSFKNTVSTIRARFEIDDNGSLEDRRSGIQIYDLFNQANEGTTITDPQYYVPHIVPETTYYRVVTKNNPTYQADKTDINAQTYQPDFTEKELAHYTIKGMDGQIYTASNSREFEGYKLYQIAEPNHMIGTMVRPYQVGLRYVDAETNNGGVKRIKEIIGEDGTTRIEIWTLSVDHMSESAKNTGIDTTNYVKVYEATLRPGERNKNDLGKQIYIPGYNIPFLIQPASAGEGAVGNIFAPNQSINGVQVGRGSNFRLQNLLAKAHPIIYYYTAIDPVEVTLKANKVVKGEHTLAQGEFTFNIVAGPNSPAIPETSQSKTNAADGSVTFDKISFTKPGTYTYTITENKANLNSNFDAEPLTITATVTVTEENVALNANVSYAYDSDTDNNQAFTNYYVAPKQLDFDVHFTKSLVGRPLNNEEFQFTMKNADGEVIATGTNNATGQINFNFIEGKRPTYTNADAGKTFTYTVEEVPSNLPNISSDSMKAIVTVNITKDLHVLTATSIAPADTEFNNTFVPPTPPTPVFQPEKFDLSVEKYDITANKLLDDDSELANKYADTNVNPYADQTTNNEPENINTKTLNRGDKIVYQVWLDTTHLTPENKINKLGITDDYDETSVAVQSIKVYDGITGQDVTNLFDITDENGVIIATSKDSLVKDHVLDNAQMPFGRYYKLDIVGVIKDSAKASKDITNVANQSVQFFNPAKGGNEVPPPKPSEKRVNKVKPVPVNFEFKVTKKLEGGQLKGGDYTFILTDLNTPDHPEQSATNDANGKVNFLPIKFNKVGTYIYQITEQVGTDSNIAYDTMSIKSTVVVTENPETGNLQATVTYNSSGGKSVGINDTEFNNTVKPPVPPTPNKPPHNPPKTPGQPPVNPPGNPPEKPGVPPTHHVPPTPKQLNQPKHLPNTGSDDANINKSLLATMFASLGSVLLFGRRRRDGQNLK from the coding sequence ATGCTTCAAAAAACTAAATATCGCTTCTCTATTCGAAAGTTTTCAATAGGAACAGGCTCCGTACTATTAGGTGCCTTTTTATTTGTAGGCTTTCAAGATGTAGCTCATGCGAGTGAATTACATAATAGTACGTTAACAACGGACACGGCTTCCAATCCACAATCTTTTGAAAAGAAAGCCAATAATTCAACACACGAAGACGTACAAAATGCAGCTTCAACATATCAATCTAATCCCCTAAAAAATACAGAAAATACAACAAAAGCAGAAATTCAATCACAAATAACGAGTAAGACAACTCACTCAGTTAAAGAAAATGCAAATGCGCAAGCCATTGCCGCTTCATCTCAAATAGAGAAGAAAGTAATACATACGCGTTCACGTCGTTCAGCAACGTCACCAATTACTTCAGAAGGCGTCTTAGAGGATACAACGACAACTGCAACACCTAATATGGATGATGCTAATGGTGCATCAGTTAAAAGTAGAGATGTTGCCATTCTACAACCTAAAGATTCAAATACTGTCCCAACACCAAACGTCGTATTTGAAAAAAGTCCTGATCCAAATCAGTATACATTTGCGATAACAGATCTTAAAGATTTTAATGCTGCCTATCAAACAAAATATTATTATCGTTTATCTAAGCCCTACGATGATTCTAATGACGTAACGATTGAATTAGTTAACGGTGAGACAAATACTGTAGTAGAAACGAAACAGATCAATTCACCTGGCACTGTATCCATTGGTCAAAATTCTCTAGAAATCGCAGTAGCTGCTCATGATCCTCAAAAAGCGAAATATGGTCATATCAATTTCACTTTTTTAAATACATTAGACTCATTCAAAAACACAGTTTCAACTATTAGAGCACGTTTTGAAATAGATGATAATGGTAGCTTAGAAGATAGACGAAGCGGCATACAAATTTACGATTTATTTAACCAGGCGAATGAAGGAACAACCATTACAGATCCACAATATTATGTGCCCCACATTGTTCCTGAAACGACCTATTATCGTGTTGTTACTAAGAATAACCCCACTTATCAAGCAGATAAGACTGATATAAACGCTCAAACATACCAACCAGATTTCACTGAAAAAGAGCTAGCACACTATACGATTAAAGGTATGGATGGACAAATCTATACCGCTTCAAACTCACGTGAATTTGAAGGTTACAAATTATATCAAATTGCTGAGCCTAATCACATGATTGGTACAATGGTTCGCCCATACCAAGTTGGGTTGAGATATGTGGATGCTGAAACGAATAATGGTGGTGTCAAACGTATCAAAGAAATTATCGGAGAAGATGGTACAACACGTATCGAAATTTGGACTTTATCGGTGGATCACATGTCTGAATCTGCGAAAAACACAGGTATCGATACAACAAATTATGTGAAAGTTTATGAAGCAACGTTAAGACCTGGCGAAAGAAATAAAAATGATTTAGGTAAACAGATTTATATTCCTGGATATAATATACCATTTCTTATTCAACCAGCTAGTGCTGGCGAAGGTGCTGTTGGGAATATATTTGCTCCTAATCAATCAATAAATGGTGTACAAGTAGGACGTGGAAGTAACTTCCGTTTACAAAACTTATTAGCTAAAGCGCATCCTATTATTTATTACTACACAGCAATAGACCCTGTTGAAGTCACATTAAAGGCAAATAAAGTAGTTAAAGGCGAACATACGCTAGCGCAAGGTGAATTCACTTTCAATATTGTAGCCGGTCCTAATTCACCAGCTATTCCAGAGACTTCGCAATCAAAAACAAATGCAGCAGATGGTTCAGTTACATTTGATAAGATTTCATTTACAAAACCAGGTACTTACACTTATACAATTACAGAAAATAAAGCTAACCTTAACTCAAATTTTGATGCTGAACCATTAACGATTACAGCAACTGTTACAGTAACCGAAGAAAATGTGGCTTTAAACGCAAATGTGAGTTACGCATATGATTCAGATACTGATAATAACCAAGCATTCACTAACTATTATGTAGCACCTAAGCAATTAGACTTTGACGTTCATTTTACAAAATCTCTAGTTGGCCGTCCGTTAAACAATGAAGAGTTTCAATTCACTATGAAAAATGCTGACGGAGAAGTTATCGCTACAGGTACAAATAATGCGACAGGTCAAATAAACTTCAACTTTATTGAAGGTAAACGTCCGACTTATACTAATGCCGATGCTGGTAAAACCTTCACGTATACTGTTGAAGAAGTTCCTAGTAACTTACCGAATATCAGTAGTGATTCTATGAAAGCAATTGTAACTGTAAATATCACTAAAGATTTACATGTACTTACAGCAACATCGATTGCGCCAGCAGATACTGAATTCAACAATACATTTGTTCCTCCAACACCACCGACACCTGTATTCCAACCTGAAAAATTTGATTTATCAGTGGAAAAATATGATATTACAGCAAATAAATTATTAGATGATGATAGTGAATTAGCGAATAAATATGCAGATACTAATGTGAACCCTTATGCGGATCAAACAACTAATAATGAACCAGAAAACATCAATACTAAAACGCTTAATCGTGGCGATAAAATTGTGTATCAAGTTTGGTTAGATACAACACACTTAACACCAGAGAATAAAATTAATAAATTAGGCATTACTGATGACTATGATGAAACAAGCGTAGCTGTTCAAAGTATTAAGGTATACGACGGTATTACTGGACAGGACGTTACAAACTTATTTGATATCACAGATGAGAATGGTGTTATCATAGCTACATCAAAAGATAGTTTAGTCAAAGACCATGTGCTAGATAATGCGCAAATGCCATTTGGACGTTATTACAAATTAGATATTGTCGGGGTCATTAAAGACAGTGCCAAAGCTAGTAAAGACATCACTAATGTAGCTAATCAGTCTGTGCAGTTCTTTAACCCAGCCAAAGGTGGCAATGAAGTACCACCTCCTAAACCGTCAGAAAAACGTGTAAATAAAGTAAAACCAGTACCAGTAAACTTTGAATTCAAAGTGACTAAGAAATTGGAAGGTGGTCAACTTAAAGGTGGAGATTACACATTCATCTTAACGGATTTAAACACTCCTGATCACCCAGAGCAATCAGCAACAAATGATGCGAATGGTAAAGTGAATTTCTTACCAATTAAATTCAATAAAGTAGGCACTTATATTTACCAAATCACTGAACAAGTGGGAACAGATTCAAATATTGCTTATGATACAATGTCTATCAAATCAACAGTGGTAGTTACTGAAAATCCAGAAACTGGTAATTTACAAGCAACTGTAACTTACAACAGTTCAGGCGGTAAATCAGTTGGAATAAATGATACTGAGTTTAACAACACTGTTAAACCTCCCGTACCACCAACGCCAAACAAACCACCACATAATCCGCCTAAAACACCGGGTCAACCTCCAGTTAACCCGCCAGGCAACCCACCTGAAAAACCAGGTGTACCACCGACACATCATGTGCCACCAACACCTAAACAACTAAATCAACCGAAGCACCTACCAAATACTGGTAGCGACGATGCTAATATAAATAAATCATTATTAGCAACAATGTTTGCAAGTTTAGGTAGTGTATTATTATTCGGTAGAAGAAGACGCGATGGGCAAAATTTAAAGTGA
- a CDS encoding helix-turn-helix domain-containing protein, with translation MEIGQQIRKYREKEKYSQEYLAEKLYVSRQTISNWENERSYPDIHNLLMMCTLFNVSLDDLVKGDVKRMGHEEVKKDMDFWTWMMLIWILLACVLIGPLLYYLSWWGVAITYVIFSVGFYSSTQVDKIKYRHGMDNYDRIVAFMNGQDPNEVQTSKTRNLITSILSFVFVVGAFVIICWLSIYLSFKFLP, from the coding sequence ATGGAAATCGGTCAACAAATTAGAAAATATAGAGAAAAAGAAAAGTATTCTCAAGAGTACTTAGCTGAGAAATTATATGTTTCGAGACAAACCATTTCTAATTGGGAAAATGAAAGAAGTTATCCAGATATCCATAATTTGTTAATGATGTGTACATTATTTAATGTTTCATTAGATGATCTTGTTAAAGGAGACGTGAAACGTATGGGTCATGAAGAAGTTAAAAAAGACATGGATTTTTGGACGTGGATGATGTTGATTTGGATTTTATTAGCTTGTGTTTTAATAGGACCACTTTTATATTATTTGAGTTGGTGGGGCGTTGCGATTACCTATGTTATTTTTTCTGTAGGTTTTTATAGTAGTACGCAAGTCGACAAAATTAAATATAGGCACGGTATGGATAATTATGATCGAATCGTTGCATTTATGAATGGTCAAGATCCAAACGAAGTTCAGACGAGTAAAACACGTAATCTCATTACGAGCATCTTATCATTTGTCTTTGTAGTAGGTGCATTTGTAATCATATGTTGGTTAAGTATTTATTTGTCATTTAAATTTTTACCGTAA
- a CDS encoding TetR/AcrR family transcriptional regulator, protein MAGRPKDPTINHKIFNEIDRLLVTTHFRDITIDQISENTGVSKATIYRRWKDKSSIIVDMFVSRTQIFENENKDLYTGLYQYLVKIMSIYKTNLGRAVIEILISNQQNDARELFMQGYFKNNRKILKSIIAQHIKEEDQDLFIDLIFSPIYFNILIKPETLDEAYIEKMLKMILKSFND, encoded by the coding sequence ATGGCTGGAAGACCGAAAGATCCGACAATCAATCATAAAATATTTAATGAAATAGATCGATTGTTAGTAACCACTCATTTTAGAGACATTACGATTGATCAAATTTCAGAGAACACAGGTGTTTCAAAAGCAACGATTTATCGTCGTTGGAAAGATAAATCATCGATTATTGTAGATATGTTTGTGAGTAGAACTCAGATTTTTGAAAATGAAAATAAAGATTTATACACAGGATTGTATCAATATTTAGTAAAGATAATGTCTATTTATAAAACCAATCTTGGACGAGCGGTTATTGAAATATTGATTAGTAATCAACAAAATGACGCTCGCGAATTATTTATGCAAGGTTATTTTAAAAATAATCGTAAGATATTAAAATCTATTATTGCTCAACATATTAAAGAAGAGGATCAAGATTTATTTATAGATTTAATCTTCTCACCGATTTATTTTAATATTTTAATTAAACCTGAAACACTCGATGAAGCGTATATTGAAAAAATGTTGAAAATGATATTAAAATCATTTAATGACTAA
- a CDS encoding DUF3147 family protein, which produces MKLALIKFLVGGLAVTLSYIISVILPWKELGGVFATLPAVFLVSLFITGMQHGDVIAKHVSRGAVFGMTGVLISILATWAMLYFTNHWLLSIVTGFIAWFVSAVIIFEAVEFITRLRRGKHGWKTERSDNQS; this is translated from the coding sequence ATGAAATTAGCATTAATTAAATTCTTGGTTGGAGGATTAGCAGTTACACTTAGTTATATTATTTCTGTTATTTTACCTTGGAAAGAGCTCGGTGGCGTCTTTGCTACATTACCTGCAGTATTCTTAGTTTCATTGTTTATAACAGGAATGCAACATGGCGATGTCATTGCTAAGCACGTTAGTAGAGGTGCAGTGTTTGGCATGACAGGTGTATTAATTAGTATACTAGCAACATGGGCGATGCTTTATTTTACAAATCATTGGTTACTTAGTATTGTTACTGGATTTATTGCATGGTTTGTAAGTGCAGTAATTATTTTTGAAGCGGTTGAATTTATTACGCGTTTAAGAAGGGGAAAACATGGCTGGAAGACCGAAAGATCCGACAATCAATCATAA
- a CDS encoding DUF3147 family protein gives MFGISISSAILHFVIGGLAVAIASIMAEKVGGKMGGIIATMPAVYLAAIIALAIDHRGNKLVQMSIHLSSGAIIGIISCIITVFLTSLYISKRDYKRGTGFALICWLVISLGIFVVRHMN, from the coding sequence GTGTTTGGAATATCCATTTCTAGTGCTATTCTTCATTTTGTTATTGGAGGTCTTGCAGTGGCAATTGCATCTATAATGGCTGAGAAAGTCGGTGGTAAAATGGGTGGCATTATCGCTACTATGCCGGCAGTCTATTTAGCCGCAATTATTGCCCTTGCGATAGATCATCGTGGCAATAAATTAGTACAAATGTCAATTCATCTTAGTTCTGGTGCCATTATTGGGATTATATCGTGCATCATAACAGTCTTTCTAACTTCTCTTTATATTAGTAAAAGAGATTATAAAAGAGGTACAGGATTTGCATTAATATGTTGGCTTGTAATTTCTCTAGGTATATTTGTCGTTAGACATATGAATTAA
- the noc gene encoding nucleoid occlusion protein, with the protein MKKPFSKLFGLKNKDDIVGYIEEDRNSSVESIQIERIVPNRYQPRQVFDSSKITELAESIDEHGLLQPIVVRPIEENMYEIIAGERRFRALQSLHKSQADVIIRHMNDEETAVVALIENIQRENLSAVEEAEAYKKLLEIGGTTQSELAKSLGKSQSFIANKLRLLKLAPKVINRLREGKITERHARAVLSLKEDDQEKLIEQVISQKLNVKQTEARVKQKIGPEKVKAQSFQFSKDLTQARDEVGKSIQAIEQSGIRVEQRDKEHDDYYEIKIKIYKK; encoded by the coding sequence ATGAAAAAGCCTTTTTCAAAATTATTTGGATTGAAAAATAAAGATGACATCGTTGGATACATTGAAGAAGATCGCAATTCTAGCGTCGAATCCATTCAAATTGAGCGTATTGTACCTAACCGTTATCAACCAAGACAGGTGTTTGACTCAAGTAAGATTACTGAACTTGCTGAATCTATTGATGAGCATGGTTTATTACAACCCATCGTTGTAAGACCGATTGAAGAGAATATGTATGAAATTATTGCGGGTGAACGACGTTTCAGAGCACTACAGTCACTGCATAAATCTCAAGCAGATGTCATTATACGTCATATGAATGATGAAGAAACAGCAGTTGTAGCATTAATTGAGAATATTCAACGTGAAAATTTATCTGCTGTTGAAGAAGCGGAAGCTTATAAAAAGCTTCTTGAAATTGGTGGCACAACGCAAAGTGAATTAGCTAAAAGTTTAGGTAAAAGTCAAAGTTTTATCGCAAACAAATTGCGACTATTGAAATTAGCACCTAAAGTGATTAATCGTTTAAGAGAAGGCAAGATTACTGAGCGTCATGCTCGTGCTGTCTTATCTCTCAAAGAGGACGATCAAGAAAAGCTAATTGAACAAGTGATTAGCCAAAAATTAAATGTTAAACAAACAGAGGCACGTGTTAAACAGAAAATTGGACCAGAAAAAGTAAAAGCTCAATCTTTCCAATTCTCTAAAGATTTAACACAAGCACGTGACGAAGTTGGAAAAAGTATTCAAGCTATTGAACAATCTGGTATACGTGTAGAACAACGTGATAAAGAACATGATGATTATTACGAAATTAAAATAAAAATTTATAAAAAATAG
- the rsmG gene encoding 16S rRNA (guanine(527)-N(7))-methyltransferase RsmG, whose translation MNGIEWLAKELSEHGIELSDKQKEQFQTYYRLLVEWNEKMNLTSITDEHEVYLKHFYDSITPSFYYDFNQPLTICDVGAGAGFPSIPLKIVYPELKVTIVDSLNKRIQFLNHLAAELGLTQVSFVHDRAETFGKGVNRETYDVVTARAVARLTVLSELCLPLVKKGGQFIALKSSKGEEELEEAQFGISILGGVFSDSYTFDLPEDAGERQMIIIDKRRQTSKKYPRKPGTPNKSPLLEN comes from the coding sequence ATGAACGGCATAGAATGGCTAGCTAAAGAATTAAGTGAACATGGAATTGAATTGTCAGATAAACAAAAAGAACAATTTCAAACATATTATCGTTTACTTGTAGAATGGAATGAGAAAATGAATCTCACAAGTATTACAGATGAACATGAAGTTTATTTGAAACATTTCTATGATTCAATTACACCAAGCTTTTATTATGATTTCAATCAACCTTTAACCATCTGTGATGTTGGTGCTGGTGCAGGTTTTCCAAGTATTCCATTGAAGATTGTTTACCCTGAATTGAAAGTAACCATTGTAGATTCTTTGAATAAACGTATTCAATTTTTAAATCATCTAGCTGCTGAACTTGGCTTAACTCAAGTTAGCTTTGTACATGATCGCGCTGAAACATTCGGTAAAGGCGTAAACAGAGAAACGTATGACGTAGTTACAGCACGTGCAGTAGCCAGACTTACAGTGTTAAGTGAATTGTGCCTTCCTTTAGTTAAAAAAGGTGGTCAGTTCATCGCATTGAAGTCTTCTAAAGGAGAAGAAGAATTAGAAGAAGCACAATTTGGGATTAGTATATTAGGTGGCGTCTTTAGTGATTCTTATACATTTGATTTACCAGAAGATGCTGGTGAACGACAAATGATTATTATAGATAAACGTCGTCAAACATCTAAAAAATATCCTAGAAAACCTGGTACGCCTAATAAATCTCCTTTACTAGAAAATTAA